From one Eucalyptus grandis isolate ANBG69807.140 chromosome 9, ASM1654582v1, whole genome shotgun sequence genomic stretch:
- the LOC104418402 gene encoding LOW QUALITY PROTEIN: leucine-rich repeat receptor-like serine/threonine-protein kinase BAM1 (The sequence of the model RefSeq protein was modified relative to this genomic sequence to represent the inferred CDS: inserted 1 base in 1 codon) gives MRPFLLLLLLLLLLHLRRGAAASAAPTRLTEPLALLSIRAAVTGDPQSALSSWTSAAAANGSSHCSWQGVTCDARRRHVTALDLSSLELAGALSPDVAHLRFLTSLSVAANQLSGPIPPQISALAALRYLNLSNNVFNGTFPPRLGLLRNLRVLDLYNNNMTGDXPVAVAEMPQLRHLHLGGNYFGGRIPPEYGRWEFIEYLAVSGDELTGAIPPEIGNLTTLRELYLGYYNSYDGSLPPEIGNLSQLVRLDAASCGLSGEIPPEIAKLQNLDTLFLQVNGFAGSLPAEIGYLNSLKSLDLSNNMFAGEIPESFSQLKNLTLLHLFRNKLNGEIPEFIADLPELQVLQLWENNFTGSIPQGLGKNGHLQIVDLSSNKLTGTLPPDLCYGNQLQILIALSNYLLGPIPESLGKCRSLERIRMGGNYLNGSIPRGLFGLPELNQVEFQDNLLVGEFPVSDDSIALKLGQITLSNNKLGGSLPPTIGNFSGVQKLLLDGNNFSGQIPPEIGRLQQLAKIDFSSNRYSGPIPAQISQCKLLTFVDLSGNELSGEIPNEITGMRILNYLNLSSNNLSGSIPPSISTMQSLTSVDFSYNNLSGLVPGTGQFSYFNYTSFLGNPELCGPYLGPCKDGEMTGIHQAHVKGPLSASVKLLLVIGLLVCSIIFAIVAIIKARSLKKASDARAWKFSAFQRLDFSCEDVLDSLKEDNIIGKGGAGIVYKGSMPNGDHVAVKRLPVMGRGSSHDHGFNAEIQTLGKIRHRHIVRLLGFCSNHETNLLVYEYMPNGSLGEVLHGKKGGHLIWSVRYKIALEAAKGLCYLHHDCSPLIVHRDVKSNNILLDSDFEAHVADFGLAKFLQDSGASECMSAIAGSYGYIAPEYAYTLKVDEKSDVYSFGVVLLELVTGRKPVGEFGDGVDIVQWVRKMTNSNKEEVQLILDPRLNTVPLHEAMHLFYVAMLCVEEQAVERPTMREVVQILTEFPKPCNVKQEEPLTSPLESPTKEARDGRRSPPPPQSPPPPPDLLSI, from the exons ATGCGCCccttcttgctcctcctcctcctcctcctcctcctccacctccgccgcggcgccgccgcctccgccgcccccACCCGCCTGACGGAGCCGCTCGCCCTCCTCTCCATCAGGGCCGCCGTCACCGGCGACCCCCAGTCCGCCCTCTCCTCCTggacctccgccgccgccgccaacggCAGCAGCCACTGCTCGTGGCAGGGCGTCACGTGCGACGCCCGCCGGCGCCACGTGACCGCCCTCGACCTCTCGtccctcgagctcgccggcgccCTCTCCCCGGACGTCGCCCACCTCCGCTTCCTCACCTCCCTCTCCGTCGCCGCCAACCAGCTCTCCGGCCCCATCCCGCCGCAGATCTCCGCCCTCGCCGCGCTGCGCTACCTCAACCTCTCCAACAACGTCTTCAACGGCACGTTCCCGCCCCGGCTCGGCCTCCTCCGGAACCTCCGCGTCCTCGACCTCTACAACAACAACATGACCGGAG CtcccgtcgccgtcgccgagaTGCCCCAGCTCCGCCATTTGCACCTCGGGGGGAACTACTTCGGCGGGAGGATCCCGCCCGAGTATGGCCGGTGGGAGTTCATCGAGTACCTGGCCGTCTCCGGCGACGAGCTCACCGGCGCCATCCCGCCGGAGATCGGGAACCTGACGACGCTGCGAGAACTCTATCTCGGGTACTACAATAGCTACGACGGAAGCTTGCCCCCGGAGATTGGTAACCTGTCTCAACTCGTCAGGCTCGATGCGGCTAGCTGCGGATTGTCCGGCGAGATACCGCCTGAGATTGCCAAGCTGCAGAATCTCGACACTCTGTTTCTTCAAGTGAATGGGTTTGCAGGGTCTCTGCCTGCTGAGATAGGCTACTTGAATAGCCTCAAGTCTCTGGATTTGTCCAACAACATGTTCGCGGGAGAGATTCCCGAGTCCTTCTCTCAGCTGAAGAACCTGACCCTCCTGCATCTCTTCAGGAACAAGCTGAATGGTGAGATTCCCGAGTTCATTGCTGATTTGCCCGAGTTGCAGGTTCTGCAGCTGTGGGAGAACAATTTCACCGGCAGTATTCCTCAGGGTTTGGGCAAGAATGGGCATCTCCAGATCGTTGATCTCTCGTCGAATAAATTGACGGGTACTCTTCCTCCTGATTTGTGTTATGGTAATCAGCTTCAGATTTTGATTGCTCTTAGCAACTACCTGTTGGGCCCTATTCCTGAGTCTCTTGGGAAATGCCGGTCCTTGGAGAGGATCCGAATGGGGGGGAACTACCTCAACGGGTCGATCCCGAGAGGGCTATTCGGGTTGCCGGAGCTGAACCAAGTTGAGTTTCAGGATAATCTCCTTGTTGGAGAGTTTCCTGTGAGCGATGATTCGATAGCTTTGAAGCTTGGTCAGATTACTCTCTCGAACAACAAACTTGGTGGGTCTTTGCCACCGACTATTGGCAACTTCTCAGGGGTCCAAAAGCTCCTCCTGGATGGCAATAACTTCTCGGGACAAATCCCACCTGAAATAGGGCGTTTGCAGCAGCTTGCCAAGATTGATTTCAGCAGCAACAGGTACTCCGGTCCAATTCCGGCCCAAATCAGCCAATGCAAGCTGTTAACCTTTGTTGACCTCAGTGGGAATGAGCTCTCCGGTGAGATCCCGAACGAAATCACCGGTATGAGGATATTGAACTACTTGAATTTGTCGAGTAATAACCTATCCGGCAGCATTCCCCCGTCTATTTCCACCATGCAGAGCTTAACTTCCGTTGATTTCTCATACAACAATCTGTCTGGTCTAGTTCCGGGTACCGGCCAGTTCAGTTACTTCAACTACACTTCGTTTCTGGGTAACCCTGAACTCTGTGGACCATACTTAGGCCCTTGCAAAGATGGAGAAATGACTGGAATCCATCAAGCGCATGTCAAAGGGCCACTTTCTGCTTCAGTGAAGCTCCTCCTTGTCATCGGGTTGCTCGTGTGCTCTATCATCTTCGCGATCGTGGCAATAATCAAGGCCAGATCCCTCAAGAAAGCCAGCGATGCCAGGGCATGGAAGTTCAGCGCCTTCCAGAGGCTGGACTTCTCTTGCGAGGATGTCCTGGATAGCTTGAAGGAGGACAACATCATCGGGAAAGGCGGCGCGGGGATCGTGTACAAAGGCAGCATGCCGAATGGCGATCATGTCGCCGTGAAAAGGCTGCCCGTGATGGGAAGAGGGTCTTCCCACGATCACGGATTCAACGCTGAAATACAAACTCTGGGAAAAATCAGGCACAGGCACATCGTAAGGCTACTGGGATTTTGCTCAAACCACGAAACCAATCTTCTGGTCTATGAGTACATGCCTAATGGGAGCTTGGGCGAGGTTCTTCATGGCAAGAAAGGAGGCCACTTGATCTGGAGCGTGAGGTATAAGATTGCCCTGGAAGCTGCGAAAGGGCTCTGCTATCTTCACCACGACTGTTCGCCTCTGATTGTGCACAGGGATGTGAAGTCCAACAACATCCTGCTCGACTCTGATTTTGAAGCCCACGTCGCCGACTTCGGCCTCGCCAAGTTCCTTCAAGATTCGGGCGCATCCGAGTGCATGTCGGCCATTGCTGGGTCCTATGGATACATTGCGCCAG AATATGCATACACTTTGAAGGTGGATGAGAAGAGCGATGTGTATAGTTTTGGCGTGGTCCTGCTCGAACTAGTCACCGGAAGAAAACCAGTTGGGGAATTTGGGGACGGGGTCGACATTGTCCAATGGGTCCGGAAAATGACCAACTCGAACAAGGAGGAGGTCCAGTTAATCCTCGACCCCAGGCTGAACACCGTCCCACTCCATGAGGCCATGCATTTGTTTTATGTTGCCATGCTCTGCGTCGAGGAACAGGCGGTCGAGCGCCCGACCATGCGGGAGGTGGTCCAGATCCTGACTGAGTTCCCGAAGCCATGCAATGTGAAACAGGAGGAACCCTTAACGAGCCCACTGGAGTCTCccacgaaagaagcgagagatGGTCGTAGATCCCCACCGCCGCCCCagtcgccaccaccgccgcccgATCTTTTAAGCATTTAG
- the LOC104418403 gene encoding LOW QUALITY PROTEIN: pentatricopeptide repeat-containing protein At2g01510, mitochondrial (The sequence of the model RefSeq protein was modified relative to this genomic sequence to represent the inferred CDS: inserted 3 bases in 2 codons; substituted 1 base at 1 genomic stop codon), giving the protein MMLAECRQKLSLPFPPTKQTLATLLKACSSQPHQLTQIHALVLTSGLSVKNSLITQLLANLVILGDVQYARKLFDEMHKPRVFLWNTLIRGYVKNDMPVESVSLYGRMSSLGVRPDGFTFPFVVKASAELPDSWAALTIHAHVVKYGLEYNPMVRNELMIMYVKFGDVGLADYLFETMIERDLVAWNSFIAACVQMGYASKALALFHRMGLARIKPDAVTIVSALSACGQLGCLNIGNKIYDSALYDGMESNIIVENARLDMCMKCGSTHMARTLFDEMRLRNVVSWSTMILGYAVNGKSEEALALFSRMQNEGPKPNYVTXLGVLFACSHAELVSQGRAYFSYIVDSNDQNLWPRREHYSCMVDILGFSGHIEEAYSFIMGMPIEPDAGVWGALLGACAIHKNVKVGQVAADKLXELAADIASYHVLPSNMYASAGRWDSVEKVRLRMREKSIKKVAAYSSIELNSEVHVFYTGDNSHPQSSSIYQKLEDLYMQIGSLGYISEVGSVHHDVEMEEKEAMLRVHSXKLAAAFGLINVEPESPIRIINNLRTCDDCHNFFKFISRISMREIIMRDKSRFHHFRNGTCSCKDFW; this is encoded by the exons ATGATGCTCGCGGAATGCCGCCAAAAGCTCTCTCTACCGTTTCCGCCGACCAAACAGACCCTCGCCACCTTACTGAAAGCATGCTCCTCTCAACCCCACCAGCTCACGCAGATCCATGCGCTCGTCCTGACTTCTGGGCTCTCGGTGAAAAACAGCCTCATCACTCAGTTGCTCGCCAATCTCGTGATCTTAGGTGACGTTCAGTACGCTCGCAAACTGTTCGATGAAATGCACAAACCAAGAGTTTTCTTGTGGAACACCCTGATCCGGGGGTATGTGAAGAATGACATGCCCGTGGAGTCGGTTTCGCTCTACGGGAGGATGAGTTCTCTGGGTGTTCGCCCCGACGGATTTACTTTTCCATTTGTGGTGAAGGCGTCCGCCGAGCTGCCCGACTCCTGGGCCGCTTTGACTATCCATGCCCACGTGGTAAAGTATGGGCTTGAGTATAATCCCATGGTGAGAAATGAATTGATGATAATGTACGTGAAGTTTGGGGACGTGGGATTGGCTGATTACTTGTTTGAGACTATGATAGAGAGAGATCTAGTGGCTTGGAATTCTTTCATTGCAGCATGCGTGCAGATGGGGTATGCTAGTAAGGCCCTCGCACTGTTCCATCGGATGGGCTTGGCCAGGATCAAGCCTGATGCCGTGACTATTGTCAGTGCCCTATCGGCATGCGGTCAGTTGGGATGTTTAAACATTGGCAATAAGATTTATGACTCTGCCTTATATGATGGGATGGAGAGCAATATTATTGTTGAGAATGCACGGCTCGACATGTGTATGAAATGTGGTAGTACTCATATGGCAAGAactttatttgatgaaatgcGTCTTAGAAATGTTGTTTCGTGGAGCACGATGATTTTAGGCTATGCAGTTAATGGGAAGAGTGAAGAAGCTTTGGCTCTGTTCTCTAGAATGCAGAACGAAGGGCCAAAACCAAATTATGTCACTTAACTTGGAGTTTTATTTGCTTGTAGCCATGCCGAACTTGTGAGTCAAGGTCGGGCTTATTTTAGCTACATTGTGGATTCAAACGATCAGAATCTTTGGCCTAGAAGAGAGCATTATTCTTGTATGGTCGATATCCTTGGCTTCTCAGGACATATTGAGGAGGCTTATAGCTTTATAATGGGTATGCCCATTGAGCCAGATGCAGGAGTTTGGGGTGCTTTGCTGGGTGCCTGTGCAATACACAAGAATGTTAAAGTGGGTCAGGTTGCGGCCGATAAGCT TGAGTTAGCAGCTGATATTGCTTCATATCATGTTCTACCATCTAACATGTATGCTTCTGCTGGGAGGTGGGACTCTGTTGAAAAAGTGAGACTAAGGATGAGAGAGAAGTCCATCAAGAAGGTAGCTGCATATAGCTCTATTGAGTTAAACAGTGAAGTACATGTTTTTTACACTGGAGATAATTCCCATCCACAGTCGTCAAGCATATATCAGAAGTTGGAGGACTTGTATATGCAAATTGGGAGTTTGGGTTACATCTCAGAAGTTGGTTCTGTTCACCATGACGTGGaaatggaggagaaggaagccATGCTGCGTGTTCACA GAAAGCTTGCTGCTGCATTCGGTCTAATTAATGTAGAACCTGAATCCCCAATTAGGATCATAAACAATCTGAGGACTTGTGATGACTGCCATAATTTCTTTAAGTTTATTTCAAGAATTAGCATGAGGGAGATTATCATGAGAGATAAGAGCAGATTCCATCATTTTAGGAACGGTACATGTTCCTGCAAGGACTTCTGGTGA